In one Gemmatimonadaceae bacterium genomic region, the following are encoded:
- a CDS encoding HAMP domain-containing sensor histidine kinase has protein sequence MLATKHDWPIDVTELKPALELALAIARADMGFLMLHDDTVGALFPVLSHGLDDTKCQLFGSPRPGVGAFGRALAEHQFVRLRHPWDEGESLNDAARSLGFNAIGVLPFFRLDGGLLGAFGLLFRKRVRSRQRMMELERFCADVVGVAVMHAAEQTRAERLRDRMAQATDAKIQFLAKMSHELRTPLQSITGYVELLRAETSHPLTPEQRHMLERITESEHILVRIIDDVITISRLEAGRVAYNIGPVSALEALRAVQIVVEPLGTQHGITVHIEPHAPGLLASADADKLKQILVNLAANAIKFTKPPGKVTLSCCTEGDVVRFDVTDTGPGIEREKLQKIFEPYVQVGAPVIDAYGGSGLGLTISREFATAMKGELSATSDVARGSVFTLRLPRHIRLTDRREAPTRRPTHTSHVSTDGNGSPML, from the coding sequence ATGCTTGCGACGAAGCATGATTGGCCGATCGACGTGACGGAGCTCAAGCCTGCCCTCGAGCTCGCGCTGGCCATTGCACGAGCCGATATGGGTTTTCTCATGCTACACGATGACACGGTCGGTGCGCTTTTCCCGGTGCTCAGCCATGGTCTCGACGACACCAAGTGCCAGCTCTTCGGCTCACCGCGCCCGGGGGTCGGCGCGTTCGGCCGCGCACTGGCCGAGCATCAGTTCGTTCGCCTGCGCCACCCGTGGGACGAGGGCGAGTCGTTGAACGACGCGGCCCGTTCGCTCGGCTTCAACGCCATCGGCGTGCTGCCCTTCTTCCGGCTCGACGGCGGCTTGCTCGGCGCGTTCGGACTGTTGTTTCGGAAACGTGTCCGGTCGCGGCAGCGCATGATGGAGCTCGAGCGGTTCTGCGCCGACGTCGTCGGAGTCGCCGTCATGCACGCGGCCGAACAAACACGTGCCGAGCGACTGCGCGATCGCATGGCGCAGGCGACCGACGCGAAGATTCAATTTCTCGCGAAGATGAGCCATGAGCTGCGGACACCGCTCCAGTCCATCACGGGCTACGTCGAGCTGTTGCGGGCCGAGACGTCGCATCCGCTCACGCCGGAGCAGCGCCACATGCTCGAGCGTATCACCGAGAGTGAGCACATCCTCGTTCGCATCATCGACGATGTGATCACCATCTCGCGCCTCGAGGCGGGCCGCGTGGCGTACAACATCGGGCCGGTGAGCGCGCTCGAGGCCCTGCGCGCGGTGCAGATCGTGGTCGAGCCGCTCGGGACCCAGCACGGCATCACCGTTCACATCGAGCCACACGCGCCCGGGTTGCTCGCGAGCGCCGACGCGGACAAGCTGAAACAGATCCTCGTGAACCTCGCCGCCAACGCGATCAAGTTCACGAAGCCGCCCGGTAAAGTGACGCTGAGCTGTTGCACCGAAGGCGACGTCGTGCGCTTCGACGTCACGGACACGGGGCCCGGGATCGAACGCGAAAAGCTGCAGAAGATCTTCGAGCCCTACGTGCAGGTCGGCGCGCCCGTGATCGATGCCTATGGCGGATCGGGCCTTGGCCTGACCATCAGCCGCGAGTTCGCCACGGCGATGAAGGGCGAGCTCTCGGCGACCAGCGACGTCGCGCGCGGCTCGGTGTTCACGCTTCGCTTGCCGCGCCACATCCGGCTGACCGACCGACGCGAAGCGCCCACGAGACGGCCGACGCACACGAGCCACGTGTCGACCGACGGAAACGGCTCACCGATGTTGTAG
- a CDS encoding response regulator → MTLELTMPLAPYRIDTEIATLSPEAPLILVADDHADSRYIARIVLENAGFRVVEARTGREALVIAQVERPDAIMLDIVMPELTGWEVARAIRADHTTPRPAIIAVTALSGLADHEMSLAAGCDEMLVKPVHPRSLVRVVRRYVQARAVDRSAG, encoded by the coding sequence ATGACACTGGAACTCACCATGCCGCTTGCCCCATATCGCATCGATACCGAGATCGCGACGCTTTCGCCCGAGGCGCCGTTGATCCTCGTGGCCGACGATCACGCCGACAGCCGCTACATCGCGCGCATCGTCCTCGAGAACGCGGGCTTTCGCGTCGTCGAGGCGCGCACCGGGCGCGAGGCGCTCGTCATCGCGCAAGTCGAGCGGCCCGACGCGATCATGCTCGACATCGTGATGCCCGAGCTCACCGGCTGGGAAGTCGCACGGGCGATTCGCGCCGACCACACGACGCCGCGCCCCGCGATCATCGCCGTGACGGCGTTGTCAGGCCTCGCCGATCACGAGATGTCGCTGGCGGCAGGATGCGACGAGATGCTCGTGAAGCCGGTGCATCCGCGCTCGCTCGTACGCGTGGTGCGCCGTTATGTCCAGGCGCGCGCGGTCGATCGCTCCGCGGGCTGA
- a CDS encoding response regulator, which translates to MSPSSFTLESNPSLIVVIDDDAGVCRALSRLLVASGYRVQTYENPADALDDAEEIEPACIVADIRMPELDGITLAQEMRAHGVTAPIIFMTATGDVETVVRAMKQHAADLLPKPFTAEALLAAVTRAIELAHRTDDEHRALIDLWRRAGRLTRREAEVCALVACGSPNKMVAARIGTTEKTVKVHRSRVMSKLAAGSLAELVRMVDRLLADEATTMIRLDGTERTRPPSVDIILSVLKRARTTNGTNGMNGTNVANTIGTGFTPVDSKPPLVEQRTTLLR; encoded by the coding sequence GTGTCTCCTTCGTCCTTCACACTCGAATCGAACCCGTCGCTGATCGTCGTCATCGACGACGATGCCGGCGTGTGCCGCGCGTTGTCGCGACTGCTCGTCGCCAGCGGCTATCGCGTACAGACGTACGAGAATCCCGCCGACGCGCTCGACGACGCCGAGGAGATCGAGCCCGCATGCATCGTCGCCGACATTCGAATGCCGGAGCTCGATGGCATCACGTTGGCGCAGGAGATGCGCGCGCACGGCGTGACCGCGCCGATCATCTTCATGACGGCGACGGGCGACGTCGAAACCGTCGTGCGCGCGATGAAGCAGCACGCGGCCGACCTGCTTCCCAAGCCGTTCACGGCCGAGGCGCTGCTCGCCGCCGTCACTCGCGCGATCGAGCTCGCGCATCGCACCGACGACGAACATCGCGCGCTGATCGACCTGTGGCGGCGCGCGGGACGACTCACGCGGCGCGAGGCGGAGGTATGCGCCCTCGTGGCGTGCGGCTCGCCGAACAAGATGGTCGCGGCGCGCATCGGCACGACGGAAAAAACCGTGAAAGTGCATCGCAGCCGCGTCATGTCCAAGCTCGCGGCTGGATCGCTGGCCGAGCTCGTACGCATGGTGGATCGCCTGCTCGCGGACGAAGCCACGACGATGATTCGGCTCGACGGTACGGAGCGCACTCGGCCTCCGAGCGTCGACATCATCCTGAGCGTTCTCAAGCGCGCGCGCACGACGAACGGGACGAATGGGATGAACGGAACGAACGTCGCCAACACGATCGGCACGGGGTTCACGCCGGTGGACTCGAAGCCGCCGTTGGTAGAACAGCGTACGACTCTCCTGCGATAG